Genomic segment of Odontesthes bonariensis isolate fOdoBon6 chromosome 10, fOdoBon6.hap1, whole genome shotgun sequence:
AATAGACAGTTTGGGGGATTCTTCAATTGATTAACAGAACATTCTGGAGGATCACGTCCACCACAGAAAACATGGAGGGGAAGTGTGGACAGCTTCAAACACAGGATTATGATCCTTAACACACGTGAAAatttgcaaacaaaaaaaagttgtgcAATTTGAGTGCACACGTTTGACAAGGTTAGAAAaaggttttgggttttttttgggaaTAAATATGTTGCTGCCCACCAGGGCAGATGGAAACACCTAATGTGAACTAGTTATATAGTGATCAAACAACAGGTTACTCACAGAACTGAGTATCTTTGATACTCAAGGCAGCTGCTTATTCACACTTCACCAAGTAATGGATTCAAGTCTGTTGCGCATGTAGGTAAGTCCTTAAAGTTTTGCTTCAATTTCACTGTGCATTTGAGTGGAAATACAGCCACAGTTTCTCATCCAAAGCATCATCAGAAAATTGTAGATAAACCTCAAAAGAGCACTGCATTCATGGAGACCCAAAAGTCTGATGGAACTAGAAGTCTTTTACACGGGTATGGCTGAAAATATCTCcgacaaaaattcaaagacCCTTAACTGTCCCCCAAATGAGGTGCTAAAAGTTCTGATTGTGGGCGGCCAAGCTTGCGACCCTTTACTTTTATGTAACTTTTGAAACGGCAAAAGTTGGAAATGAGAAAATATTGAGTGAAAATATTCCGATTATGGTATTCAACTTTTTGAGCCAAACATTATGATCAAAGAAATTCAAGTTTCAGTTTAAACATTGCCATCAGCCACATGCAGTTAAAAATATTGATGCTTATTTCTTATAACCAGCTGCAGTTCATGCTCACATCAGAAGATTGGCTGGAGTCCATAAGCCCATTTCCCCTAAACTACAgacttgtttgttttgttttttttatgtgcgtgtTTGATGGGGGCAAATGCTTTCAGCTGCATCATAACCATCTGAAAGAGCTACGTAGCAATCGCAACAACGTGACAGAAAACCTGTTACCCCACCTACGCTCCAGTTGCTGATTGGCGTTACGCAGGTATCCAGCCACTATTTAATACCGCATGGCTCATTCATCTAGACTGGATCTTGCTGCAGGACCTACCCGTTTCCACTCCACTCTGCACCAGAGCGCACGCTGTTGACTCGTTTACTAAATATTTTTGCTCGTGTGAAAACAGGTAAAAACCCTAATGCATGGTATAATGCTTTAAGAGAgctatattttttcattttaggtCCAGCAATTTTCAGAAGTCTTCTTTCTTCATGAAGAAATCATTGAAAAACtaaattatttaaacaaatgGGTACTAAGTGAAAAGACCGTCTTCGTGTTTTTGTCTTTCACAGAATAATCAAATAAGACGAATTCATTAATCGTTgtaaaataagaaaagctaTGCCTGAAACGCGCCTTTACGCACCGATTATGCAGTGGGTCGTGCGCAACAAGTGTAACTGATTCTTAAACTAAATGGGGGGGCTTTGTATTTTCTTATAATGAAAATGACAGAATAACTAtctattttttttgccttttgttCGTATAGGTGGTGctgagaaaatgaaaagaggtTTGCTCCTGGTGACTTTGTTCCTCATCGTTAAACTTCGGTACGGCCAGTCCAGATGCGAGGAAACCGGAGCGCGCAAATCAACCTTGGACGTAAGTTTCCATGAGATGCGTGATAATAACTGAGTAGATTTCCATCAAATCTTTGAAACGAAGCTGATTGTTTTTCTTATCATAATTGCTGCAGCAAACTATAAGCTTGGAAGATCTCAAGCAGAACATTTTGAAGAGGTACACTGACTTGGATTATGACAGCTTTGTGGGGCTGATGGGCAAAAGAAACGACGGTGAGTCCTCTTTTCGATAAGTGAGCCTACCCAGCTGATACCGTATCGgttttctgataaaaaaaaatactggtgTATGAAAGAAAGGAGCTATTTCTTGTATTCATTGACTTAGTTAGAGCGATTGATATAGACTCACAAATGCTCTCCTCAGctcttttgaaaaagaaaaaaaaaatccctttgctGTTTTTGAACAGAGGCAGATGCTGTGCAGTCACCACAAAAAAGTAAGACCCGATAAGGATGATTGCTTTATTTAAATTCCTTGAAATATTCATAAAATACTTAACTGAATTGTTGTATTTTGGTGGTTGTTTTTCACAATAGGGGAAATGGATGACATATTTGTTGGACTTATGGGAAGAAGAAACTCTGAGTCTGGTGAGTGTGGAGGTTAACATGAATTTAATATCCAATAGATTCACTCCATTCATCTCCATCTCTAGAATTGCAACCAAGTCTCACAGcagaatggggaaaaaagtcacTTAATATTGAAATCATGTTACAGCCACGTGCAATCTTGTGTTTGCTCTGATAGATAATGGTCCCTGGAGGAAAGAGTATCCAGAGAGGAGAGGGATTTTTCTCAACAAGTCCAGGCTGAGGTGAGTGCATCATCACTAAGTCTCCACTACTTACAAAACTAACATCAACCATTCTGATAAAAGATAGGATTACACCAGACAGAagagtttttgttgttttctgctTGGTCAAGTTTTAACGCCTTCAAGGTGtttgtaatattttttaaaataagcgCCATTGTCTTTTTAGTTTTAAGACAGTACTTTTCTTGTTTGATTTTACATGTGTGCCATGCATTCTGTATTTTTTGCAGGTTACTCCAGGGACTGTAGACATTCAGACTGAAACGACTTTCATTTGACTACAATGACAGGAGAtcacagagaaacaacaaacGGTCCGACTGTACATCTGCCGGCTGGCTAATGAAAGTGACCATAAACCAACCAGATTGTAATTGTTTTATCTGAAACACAAAGAATAATTACCAGTGATCATTTCCATTTCTTTATTATGTATTCTTTTTGTCAAAAGttgaaaataaatgtaattttTATAATTAATTCATTAAGTTAATCATCTGTGTATTTTCCTGTAGCTGCTTAAATGATTCTTCAAGTTTGGGACGACAGTAACATTCATACACACCATTATGGGGTCCATAAACAACCTGATGAGTGGCATTCCTTAAAATTTTGTATAATACAATGCAAATCAATGctccaaaacaaaagcacaggTAGACTTCAGACTTCAAGTACAAATTTGTGTGTTAGAGCATTTCATGTCAGTAAAAGgcaaaacaaatatatatatatctcacaGCACAgttgcttttgtttctaaaaTAAACACTGCGAATTTTCTTGGCTCTGAATTTAAAAGCCTGCATTTATTACCGAGTTGCAAAAGAAAGGTACATTCAAATAGAAAACGCAGATTTACAAAGATCACAGTAAcatgacatttttatttatgcatATTTCTTCAAAAGGCCAAAGACAGAAAACGCATAATCAAATTGAAATCAAACATTGCAAACGTGGCCATGAAAAGGATAGATATTTCACAGTTTTGACACACCTTGCTGCTCTCATATTATTGacacaaaaagagagagagagagaaaaaaataaaaataaaaatcacaaaaccagacaacattaaataggcaagagaaaaagaaaaaaagttgggtcaaaaaaaatacagccaagCCAGAGGTAGCTACCACTGAGCCATACTGAGTATATCCACTCCTGATGAGGATCGATTACTGTAGAGTATACTGAATGGGAAAATTATGAGATCATATGATGAAAGCTTCGTCATATGAAAAGACCAGTTGGCCAATGTACGGCATGGGGTATCAGACTTCTCTGGAAGTCACTCTCCTATCTCCCGGTCACAGGGGGAAAGTAGCCCTGAGTACGTCTAATGTCGATTCTAATGTAGATCAGATACACCGCAGTTATAGCACAGTCAGCCCCAGCTGAGTAGTAGCACAGAGAATCAGTGATGGTTATCTTGTGTGACTGCAGTTCTGTTCTCAGTCAGATTTAAGTTTAGACTGTCTTCCATCTCCTTGTTCAAGTGTGTCCCTTCTGTGGTTTGGTTTCCTGTGACAAAAAAATCAGAAGTTGTGTGACTCCGTCTGTCTGTAACTTCGTGAACTGTGTTAAGCGCCGCGTTCACGGCAGTCTGCGTAACCGGGAGGAGGTTCACACTGTAGTGTGCAGAGGGCCGATAACGGGACTTGTAGCCGTAAGCTCTCAGGTGGTAGGTGTAGTACTCCAACGTGTACATGAGCTCTGCTTCCACATAATGGAACGATACTGCCAGGTCTGAACAGCACTGAGGCCCCTGCAGAAGATTAGCAAACAGATCAGATatgcaaaacacacaacagagAACAGAAAAAGATAAACAACATTTTACACCTGCGTTGCAGGAACACTGGTAACATTATAATTATAATTCA
This window contains:
- the tac3a gene encoding tachykinin-3a, with product MKRGLLLVTLFLIVKLRYGQSRCEETGARKSTLDQTISLEDLKQNILKRYTDLDYDSFVGLMGKRNDEADAVQSPQKREMDDIFVGLMGRRNSESDNGPWRKEYPERRGIFLNKSRLRLLQGL